Part of the Vigna radiata var. radiata cultivar VC1973A chromosome 11, Vradiata_ver6, whole genome shotgun sequence genome is shown below.
TGTTCACCTTCATTTTCTACACTACATTCAAGTgagatatattttataaaaatttatatttttattagaatacATCAAGGTCCTTTTAGCTTAACTTCAATATTATAAAGTTTATGGTAACTATTAATATgatcattaaacatattaattagtcattaataatatttatttattttaattagtgttTGTCTAATTGTCGATCAATTACCTATTTTGGCTCGGATTCTCTTTAACATTGATTCCTGAGATATAGTTCAAACATGTTAATACAATAGAAATTAAGAGTTACCAGAGAAGAATTTGCTAAGACGTAATCTTTATAATATGATAAGTTCTCTATTAAGTATATTAgctatgattttgaaaaaatatacaaatggTCATTGGCttaaacagaaagaaaaaatacaacgatataatataaattagaagACTAAGATTAAACTCACTTTAAAACATATTGAATCTGAAtcaattataaaacaatataagaCTATTTTGTATTGAATCAATTATCAGAAACTAACAAGGTgtattttgttataattgtcatTTCTGACCATATAATTTTGATGGATAAAGACAAAActcatttcaataattttttgaaagaaatcaatattaaaCCATTACTTAGGAATAACATATTCGGAAGAAaccaaaacaataatttttagtttgggtcctgaatatttttacaattatattaaatatttcagaGAATATTTACTATTCATTTGACTCAAACAATATTAATTGTAGAAGAAGATATGGTTGTTtatgaaaagaatatttataagTCTAAAACAGTCTTAATCGATTGTTGATGAGAATCTTGctcaaaataattaatgttaatgatTTGTGGAAAGAAAAGCAGATAAGCATAGAGAAATTAAGTATTAGGAGGAGGCAAGGCATATGCAAGATGGAACAAAGTGGCAGCTGAAAAATTTAAGTGCTTCTCATGGGACATGTGATGGCCAAATGCATTTAATATGGAACCACCGGAAGTTGAGAGAGAACGCGGAAAGCGAAAGTGGAAAAGGACTTTTTCTGGATAACATGTTATGAAAAGTTTGGCAGAAGAAAGCAATTGCAAAACCTAACTCTTCATTTCCtcactaaaaaatatattaattcagTTGGTTTAACTAACGGAACAAGTAAGGAAGCCACCAAACTGCACCTCCAAGTTATTCAACAATCAGAATAAGCAACTGCTTAACATGCTCAGGAAACGTGCTTCTCAGAATTTCTGTGGTGACCAATCAATTAATGGCATTCACCGCGGTCCATATCTGTCTTTTCTTATGACAACTGTTGTGAAAAGGCCATATACTTCAATGGATGATAGTGCGACTGCTCAATAATAGCCATGCGATTTGATTAAAATCacagtatatatattttgttattttatataaagcCTCAAATACAGTGATGCTATTGGGTTTGAATTTTGAACATTAAACATGTTATCATGAAACCAAATTGTCTTCATCAGAAGACATGTCCCACAGAAAAAGCCTTCAATCAATGAGCAGAAATAATATTAATGGCAGATAGATCAATGTCAATGACAATCAAAATCTGTTGCACCAAATGGTTGAAAGtgataatgaaaaagaagattaTCTCCACTGAGCTTGTTGCCATTTTATAAAACGAAAATTGAAGACTTGTTTGCTACGCAAGTGGAATCTGTATGATCTAAATGGACGAATCAATTGCTTCGGCTTATCCACAGTCACCACGATTTCTCACATCCATTAAAATTTCATGCTTCCTTATTTTCCATTTATAGGTGCTTTTCATAAAATCACGGGTCATTTCTTTATGTACTCCTGTGACTTCCACcatgaaaatttatttgtttcgGATGTAAAGTCGAGAATTTTCACAAAATactattttacattttcttttgattgagTTAGTTTAAGTAGttctaaatattttcaatagattttaaaatttgttaaaaaaaatttcaaaaacttcaacaaatttcaaaatttgttgaaaaaaaaagtggggtataagatttttttgaaatgcaaaagatgattttagaatttttaaaaaatgtagggGTGGAAGAAGAAATGCGGGGTGATGTAAAGAGAAACACTCTTTTGAAAGATACTCATTACACCTTATTCCAGATCAAAATTTAGAAGCCTCTGATGGGGTGCAGGAAATAACACCCCCAAATCAAAGTTCTTGCTAGATTTGATGGGCTGAAAAGGTCCCCTGGGCCCATGGTGAACTAATTGGGCCTGTATTTAGAATCAAGAAAAGCGCCGCCACATTGTTCCTATCGCTGCTGAGATGCTGAAAGCATTGGGTGCACGTGCAGTGCTATGCTCgaactcttcttcttccactaGGTACGGTGCTTACACATTCAAATCCCATTAACAATCTTTTGGACAAATCTTTGAGTTCCTTTTAACAGTGTGTGCTGaatgaattaatgaatgaagTGTTGTAAGGAAGATGAGTTCTGCGCCGGCATCTCGCAAGTTCGTTTCCGTGGAAGGCTCAGACATACATTCCAGAAGTAAACCTGATGGTAACGAACCTAACCTTGATTTTCCCATCTCCTTTGAATTTGACGTTGTTCAATTAAGTTACGTTTTTTCGcttctcaatttttattattcaggCTTCAGATTCAGTCTTGTTTCGTATAACATATTGGCGCAGGTACGCTAATTGTAACAGTTTTGAATTTTGTATGGACGAACATACGCTTACGAttttatttactcttttttttttgaatataaaatgtcTGATTGCAATGTAGGTTTATGTGAAGAGCTCGTCGTTCCCGCATTCTCCATCTTCGTCTCTCAAGTAATTAATGTGCTTTGCAATTATTAAGGTTTCCAATGATGAATGTGAAATTTGCACGCTGATTTGACTGATTGATTTTGCTTCCTGTAGATGGAAACCTCGTTCAAACACAATTTTGGAAGTTCTCAAGGACTTGGGAGCTGACTTTTTCTGCCTGCAggtttttttattgtgttaaaCTGTAGTTTGGCACTGATTATTAGTAGTCAGTACAAGTTACATgcttattttgatataattaataaatagaaatttataatatgtcaattattattttattaaattcataataaacaaatattgttgaatataaactatattttttatttacaacgAGAGTAGTTTACATTTTGATACAAGGTTATTTTTAAGCATTGAAAGCTATTGAAGTTTAACATGGAGATAAAAGATGGAATAAGTAAGATAGAAAAGAATTGATTATTAAGAAGATTACGTATACTACACTTAGAAAGTTGGGGATGGATGGCTAAGAATTTTTTGGTTAGTTGTCAAGGTAATTTGTGAATTGTTATCCAAAAGAATGAATAGGGAGATTGTCGAGAATGTCAATCTAAGTGAGAGAAGATTGAATTTCAATCtccaatttgtttattttaatttataacttatgAGTAAATTTTAATCCCTTGATTACTTTCTTTCAAGTGATGCTCTTCTTCTTATCATGAATCATTTCAGGAAGTTGATGAATTTGAAAGCTTTTACAAAGGAAACATGCAGAATTTAGGATATTCTTCGATTTATATGAAGAGAAGTGGTCAAAAGCGTGATGGGTGTGGCTTATTTTACAAGCATGACTGGTATGTTCAAATTTTGTTCGGTTGTTTTACAAGCATAAGCTTGTAGCTATGGAAGTAAGGGAGtgatttataatgattttaattttacctCGAGTATTGGAGCAGTGACTAGTGAGTGGCTACAATTTTGCACCTAGAGTGGAGACAAGTATTTTAGAAAGTTGAGGAGAACTACAATAACTTTGCTAATCTAATTTCCAAAGTCAGTGTATTACATGCACACACATTCCTTGGAACGATTCCAACTTAATTTGCAAGTAATAACCATACTCTGCTTGATATaggttatttaatatttatattggaATGGTTCTTTGTATCTTTTATCTCTCTTCCCCATCTCATCTTTTGGATTTAACTATTAGTTACTTTTTTCTCTCCAAAAGaatttaatattacaatattcaTTGATGGTCAGTCCTATTTATCTActtaattttatccttaaatTTTTTTCGTTTAGTGCAGAGTTGCTCTTAGAGGAGAAAATTGAATACAATGATCTTGTAAAGTCCATTCCAGATGGGAACTCTTCAAACGATGATGATCACACCAATATTCAGACTGTCCATGCTGATAAACAAAAGGACGTGGAGCCCAAAAATGGTAAAtgcaaaatgaaattaaagatttgtttgaaatgtagattttcttctcatattagGGATACTTAAAgagtttatattttcttctatacactgttttagtttttgttattgAATGACTGATGAACTGGCGGAAGCTCAATTCTATTTCTTCAACTTCATTTCTATTGCAGCAGTGTTCcctgttttccttttcttagctatttccttttgttattttcttatgGTTTCTTTTAAGTTCATTGTTTTGACACACAGAATTTGAGGTTACTTGGATGTCTGTACAGATTAGAGTATGCTATTTCTTCATTAACTAAATTCTTGATTCAGGTTCTAAATCGAATACAGAAGATCGTGGAGATCCCAATGACCCCCGTGTGAGACTTAAGCGTGATTGTGTTGGAATAATGGCTGCATTCAAATTCAAAGATCCCTCTCGTCATATTGTTATTGTGGCCAACACACATCTTTATTGGTAATGAAGTGACTTATGTgtgttttacttcatttttcaGTTGTCTTCGAATGACAGTTTAACTCAATTTGGATTGTGTATGGCAACATGGTTTTGCTTAGCTTTAGTGGTGGAattaataaattacatataattttgCCCCAGGGATCCTGAATGGGCGGATGTCAAGCTTGCACAAGCTAAATATCTTCTATTCCGCCTGGCAAAATTTAAAACACTGGTCTCAGATAGATATGAATGCATACCTGAAGTCATTGTGGCTGGTGACTTCAATTCTCAGCCAGGAGACACGGTACTAGCATTCCTTAAATCTCAACTTCTCTATTTTTGTCTAAATTCTAATGTCCCTGTGCTTTTGCTATAGTCCAAATCTAGCCCAACTCTTCTCTTGGAATTTGAAGAGATCCTGTCTGATAATCTGCTAGCAATTCATAGTCATGGATTATCCTTCAACCTCagtggaaaagagaaaaatgtcaTAGAAAAAGTTATTGGGAAAAGGAAATCACAAAAATGTGTCTGGGATGTCATAGCTGAGTGTTGCACAGTTTAACTCCTCTCCCTTGAAGAAttgcaatattttttaataaactctTGACCAAACTATGCAAGTAATCTGACGCACGAATCCTGAGTTTCACAAAAGATGTTGTACACAATTCAATGTTCATAGCAATTGATTAAAAACTGTTTaatgttcaaaaataaatataaaactcttAGTATGACTATAATCGCTAAATCAATTTAACacagtgaaaaatattttactatattaaatatAGAAGCTTTCCAGAGTTTTTTATAGTTAGCATTAGATTGACCAGTGCAACACTGACTAATTTGTACAGTCATAGTTCTATTCTTGTATGAATTTGTTGTTGCCTGTGTAACTTTTAATCGTACTTGATTACTCGTCATAGCTTTGGATGTGGTTTCAAAATACGTGCTGTATTTCCTCTAATGCTTTACTAACTGATAGCAttttccccttttttatcaGGTCTACCAGTACCTTGTATCCGGAAATCCTTCATCAAACCTGATGCTGAACTGTTTAGACGAGTCGCCTCCTATTCCCTTATGTAGTGTCTATGCTTCTACAAGAGGAGAACCACCATTTACAAACTACACACCTGGCTTCACTGGAACACTcgactatattttattttcccctTCTGATCACATTAAACCAATTAGTTTTCTTGAGCTTCCAGACTCTGATGCAGCCGATATTGTTGGTGGACTGCCAAACTTCAGTTATCCCAGTGATCATCTACCAATTGGTGCTGAGTTTGAAATCATCAAGGAGTAAATATTCTTCTATGCCAGGTGTTCTTTAAATTACCAGGCTTCATGTTCCATCTCCTCCCCCTTTTTGGAGATGCAAGCAAGGCTCTAGGAGCAAATGTACAATGAATTATGTCTTAAAATCATCACAGGCACTTGGCAAGGTGGCTAACAGTCACCAAAATGCTAATGTTATGCGGGAATCcttgttttgtgatgaaaaatTCGTTTGAGTTTCTGACTTACCCCACAAAAATTGCAGCCCAGtctttttaaagttgttttattCTCAGCCAGACAGTTTCAGAAAATTTGTGaacatatgtattattttaagacaatattttgttttgtatttttttggaGGTAAAGCATTTTTGTGATTAAATGTCATTTATTTCAAAGGAATACTGGAAAAAGTGTCTATTCCAAATTTCTTTGTTAATCTTGAAACCGAAGTGATTAATTTTGGCTGTCGGATGTCCTTTCAGGCCATCATCACTTACCGGCCCCTTCATCCTTATGACCATGATCTTTTTCGttggatattatttttttatgattgtgGTGCAAGTTTTGAACCTGTCCATACGAGACAGAAACTTGATGTTCATCATGATTGTGGCATGCTTTGATGGCCCAACGATAACGACTGGCAGTTAAACACTACCCTGATTTACGAAGTCAATGTTTGCCTATACCCTATCAGATTTCACATATCACTGTTTTCCCATAACACACATTACCTTGTGAGAATGCGCTTCCTATTGGCTATAAATTCCAAATATcactttgtctttgttttgtttatgaaaaatagGGTGGATGAGTGAAGGAATGCTTGGAGGAGAAAAGTTAGgagatatatttttgaaagtagGGACATTTACCAgtaatatttttagtatttgttttcatttattatatccATCTTCCtaattctctttttatttattctatattcCAAACActgttaacttttattttatgtgcTACTATTCCcatcatttttttctctattttcatcttttatatttCCCCTCTTTTATCAAACAAATGATTTATGCAAGAATGGCAAACTCAGTAGCTAACtatctatttttttacattGTCAGTGCAATAATGAAACCAATTTACTTGTTTTGCTGGTGTAgggaattttgaaatttcagaTGTTCCATAGCTAATTTGCTTTGTTGTATATAATCGTTGGACGGCTCTCATCTGTCTATTCGCGTGATGGTTAGCACAGTGTACTGTTATCACCAATGGCATAGATTGCAGCAGGGCCCTTACAAATTGACACCAACAGTTATAATTGGCTCGTTTCGTTTGGGACCACAAACATTGCAAGTTGCAAGTTGGGGAGAGGGCGTTGTAGGTTTTTTGTTCTcagttttcatgtttttaaggTTGGTTAAATTTAACCACTCATGTTGCTTCGTGTCAATTAAGGTAAACTACACAATCTGAAGTGTGAGTAGTTATTCTTCAGATAGCTTCATTCTAAAATGCTTAGATTTAATGCCAAATGAAATCATCATGACTTTCTTTGAGGAAAGttcatatctttaaaaaaataaaattgtgacatGGTCATATAAGCCTTTAGATAGATAGCATTTACCTGTCTCCGAAATCTGAACCAAAGCCGAAGGAAAGTGAGGAAGTGGGGCTCATGGCGATTAACAAAAATCCTTGCATTTTTGTCTTTGGATGGAACATAAAGGAAAGTTTTCCCTCGTGACTTGGGAAACAGTGTGTACAGATAGAGGTACCTTTTATGACTATATATAGCAGGTCACCATCAGAAACTTTAATTGGGATGCCGTGTGCGGTACATCAAATATTTGACATTTCAACTAACTTTTCCATGAACTGGAATCGAGCTCGACCTAGATTCTTGAGGTAACCAAAATAAATGCTCAGTAAATGCTGTGCTCATGCCTACGAAAATCTTATCAAATTCATCATTATATTCTCTACAAGAAGCTTTAAAGAAAGGTTTTGTCATCCATAATACTACGTTTAtcgttaaaataaaatagtttcaaCGGATCTCTTAAAAAGTTAAACAACTTTATCCTAACTTTTAACGAGCACCTCTTTGAGATCCTTGTTCTCTGCCTGTTTTTTTCGTCACATTAAATCTCATGGAAGTGTATAACTTTTCTCTCTGATTTTTCATAATATAGTTTCACGTTTTGAGTGTTCATCAAAGGTTATCCATACGGTAAACAAGGCACCCAAATTTTAATCTTCACTCTTAAGACATTCATGATTCAAacatttcaatttcatcttttgCTGGGGTGTGTTTTCCACATGTGCTGTTATTAGTCTTACACTGCTCTTTCTTTCTCCTATTGGATGATGAGGATCGACACGTTCCATCTCATACAATAATTactgttaaatttatttttgtattagttttttttttttttttaatgtcatgCTTCCTTCTCTTCAGAAAGCTCCACTGCTGAAGAACCCAAACAAATCCACCAAGTAGAGTGGTAACAAATTCATGACTCGTCTCATAGTGGGAACTTGGCATATGTTAGTCCATGTTCTGGAATTTTCTACAAATTCTGGTGAACTTATTTTGACACAGGAATAGAATATATGTGGGCTAGCTAATTTCACATTCAAGTTTAGTTGGAACAATGTAAATGTGTATATCTGAATCTTCTGGAATAACGTTTGCTGGTCTAATCAAATCATAGCCTCTGAGCTTGAAACGattcttaaaaatatagtattagTTCAAATATCTCGACTTTGTCAGAACTTTCAAAATGTAACATTTGTATTCAATGTTTTAGTGGTGCAATTAGTTATTCTTAACTAACACACATATACTTATGTAGTTAATTAGCACTTGAGCaactttttggaaaaaaaaagtcatcaaTATGTAGAACATAACATTTgttcaacttttatttattacataattaCAATTAGTTCCCTAAAAATGTACTTTTACTTCATAATCCAGCAGGGAACTTCTCAAGAAACCTGCCCATAGAAGTGCAACTCCAGTCAAAACCTGATTACAAATTTCTActgaattttaataatataaacactcgggacattttttattttctgcttTATGTGCTCCAACATAGTATGAACCAGACATGAGAACATGCATGTTGCCCCTACTGAGGGAGGAACTGTATTAATTTGGAAGAACTGGCACTGAGAAGTATGTCTCAGTAGTCATTGGTGCTTCAATGCTCATTGTTTTTGCCTCAGTAGAAACCTCTCCAAGGAATCCGTTGTAGAAGGCTTTAACCTTTATGACTatgtaaagaaaagaagatgcaAGGTATGAGAAGCCCAACCTGTGAAGCTTTTGTGCTTGTTGTCTACCTCGGTTTGTGCCACGTTTTGTACCCTTTTCACGTTCCATGTTGTTAGTATGATGTTCTTTGAAGTTACCTTGGGGTTGGATTCGGAGATATTCATAGTTTTGGAGATGAGATAGTGAGCAAGGGCTCCCTCTTTCTCCATAAGAGGCTGCACGGTGCATTAGTCTCTTGGATCTTACAACACTATGGGAAGCCATGTACGTGGTCAGTGTTTATTTGCAAAATGGCCAGGAATCAGTTTCACAAGAGTGTTGCTGTGATATTGGTGGAGCACAAGGAGTGTTCTCTCTCTCACCTCTCTTCTAAATTCTAATTGAGATTTGTAATGATGAGGACCTTTATATAGAGAAGGCCAGCATGGCCTGAAGTTATACTGGTGTGATTTTTTAGGCTAATGTTGATCTTTTCACACCCTCTGTTGTGTTGCACACACTAACTGACAAGCATAAGAAATTGTGATAGAAAGTGACATGAATAGGTCATAAGTTTAGGTAAACTCATCATTTACCAAGTTTCCTTTTCCAAAAAGtatgtgttcatttttctttcacaaaagcTAAACTGCTTAATATTGTGGGAGATTTTTGGAAAGTATATCTGACTTATCTTCACATTCAGAAgaggaaaattaagaaaaaaactgaGTCTAAAAATGCCtgataaaattaacttaatatcAGCTTGTTCAAGTTAAATAATAAGCCTATGATGAGTGTGACATCAGAGTTTGAATACAAATTGAGGCCTAGCAACAGTTAGTGTTACTGGTTTAAAAGCAATGGGAGAAATAAAAGAGGGTCCCATAGAATTAGGAACAAGTAAGTGGCACGTGAAGTGTAGGACCTATTAGAACAAGCTGGATAGCACTGTCATATTCATTCAACTTCAATGAAATGCAAGTTGGGGGTGGAAGGAATCATGGATCACTCAATTACATGGTTTGGAGCACAAATTTTGTTACTTCTGTAAGGCTTCGAAATTAGAAATCAGTTTGTGGCAGATAAATATAcaaaagggtgtttttaatttaattgaagtatttttttatcataaaaaactgCACCTCAGATATGAACTTGTCCTTACCTATTTGCTGTATGAACAAATTCACTTCACAGAAAATCCTTATTCCTAGATTTTTAATGTCTTGAGCTAagtttacataaattatttaactaaatacttatttaacatatataactTATCACATCATTTAGCTTGTAACTTATTTTTGACAAGCTTCATGGTAAAATATACTGACAAATTTCATAGCTGTTCTGTCAGCAAGTACTTTCTAAAGACGTAGTTAATTTGTTGAAGGAGTATTCCATATACTATAAAAAACTTAAGTAAACAAACCTGAATGGATCAGATTTCTCTAagtttattcattattttcttattttacctttaaaatatattttcagtaTAAACTCTCACTATCTCTCAATCACATGAATAGGTATTAGTTATTGTCCATGAAAAAGTGGAACCAAGCTATATGAAAGTTAGTCATTAGATAAAACTGGAAGCTAGGATGAAACAGTAATGTCCTTCTTCTTTGTTGATTGATAATGACTTTTAAGTAGcagaaaactctagaaaaataaatttagacaACCCAGTAATACCAAACAgatttgtaaaataaagttcattctttttatataaactttacATCCTAAACATGAAACCAATATTTGTAAGCAATCAACAATGACTAAAATAAGTTCAAATATCatcttaaaatttgaatttggatAGAATTAATCTTACAAAAACTGATTTTTAAACTGAAATTTACATTTGATTTTAATCATGAGTATGGATTTTCAAAATGTGAAATTGGTGAGAATCAATTAATCGAAAGACAAGTTAAATGACACAAAGAAGGtatatttggaaataaaaatggGGTTGAAACGAAAGAGCACAAATACATTATGGCAGTGTTGTGCTCGTGGCAGTGTATTTGTCTTTATTTCATT
Proteins encoded:
- the LOC106776462 gene encoding carbon catabolite repressor protein 4 homolog 4 isoform X3, giving the protein MLKALGARAVLCSNSSSSTSVVRKMSSAPASRKFVSVEGSDIHSRSKPDGFRFSLVSYNILAQVYVKSSSFPHSPSSSLKWKPRSNTILEVLKDLGADFFCLQEVDEFESFYKGNMQNLGYSSIYMKRSGQKRDGCGLFYKHDCAELLLEEKIEYNDLVKSIPDGNSSNDDDHTNIQTVHADKQKDVEPKNGSKSNTEDRGDPNDPRVRLKRDCVGIMAAFKFKDPSRHIVIVANTHLYWDPEWADVKLAQAKYLLFRLAKFKTLVSDRYECIPEVIVAGDFNSQPGDTVYQYLVSGNPSSNLMLNCLDESPPIPLCSVYASTRGEPPFTNYTPGFTGTLDYILFSPSDHIKPISFLELPDSDAADIVGGLPNFSYPSDHLPIGAEFEIIKE
- the LOC106776462 gene encoding carbon catabolite repressor protein 4 homolog 4 isoform X1; amino-acid sequence: MLKALGARAVLCSNSSSSTSVVRKMSSAPASRKFVSVEGSDIHSRSKPDGFRFSLVSYNILAQVYVKSSSFPHSPSSSLKWKPRSNTILEVLKDLGADFFCLQEVDEFESFYKGNMQNLGYSSIYMKRSGQKRDGCGLFYKHDCAELLLEEKIEYNDLVKSIPDGNSSNDDDHTNIQTVHADKQKDVEPKNGSKSNTEDRGDPNDPRVRLKRDCVGIMAAFKFKDPSRHIVIVANTHLYWDPEWADVKLAQAKYLLFRLAKFKTLVSDRYECIPEVIVAGDFNSQPGDTVYQYLVSGNPSSNLMLNCLDESPPIPLCSVYASTRGEPPFTNYTPGFTGTLDYILFSPSDHIKPISFLELPDSDAADIVGGLPNFSYPSDHLPIGAEFEIIKEVDE
- the LOC106776462 gene encoding carbon catabolite repressor protein 4 homolog 4 isoform X2 yields the protein MLKALGARAVLCSNSSSSTSVVRKMSSAPASRKFVSVEGSDIHSRSKPDGFRFSLVSYNILAQVYVKSSSFPHSPSSSLKWKPRSNTILEVLKDLGADFFCLQEVDEFESFYKGNMQNLGYSSIYMKRSGQKRDGCGLFYKHDCAELLLEEKIEYNDLVKSIPDGNSSNDDDHTNIQTVHADKQKDVEPKNGSKSNTEDRGDPNDPRVRLKRDCVGIMAAFKFKDPSRHIVIVANTHLYWDPEWADVKLAQAKYLLFRLAKFKTLVSDRYECIPEVIVAGDFNSQPGDTVYQYLVSGNPSSNLMLNCLDESPPIPLCSVYASTRGEPPFTNYTPGFTGTLDYILFSPSDHIKPISFLELPDSDAADIVGGLPNFSYPSDHLPIGAEFEIIKEEF
- the LOC106776462 gene encoding carbon catabolite repressor protein 4 homolog 4 isoform X4; its protein translation is MSSAPASRKFVSVEGSDIHSRSKPDGFRFSLVSYNILAQVYVKSSSFPHSPSSSLKWKPRSNTILEVLKDLGADFFCLQEVDEFESFYKGNMQNLGYSSIYMKRSGQKRDGCGLFYKHDCAELLLEEKIEYNDLVKSIPDGNSSNDDDHTNIQTVHADKQKDVEPKNGSKSNTEDRGDPNDPRVRLKRDCVGIMAAFKFKDPSRHIVIVANTHLYWDPEWADVKLAQAKYLLFRLAKFKTLVSDRYECIPEVIVAGDFNSQPGDTVYQYLVSGNPSSNLMLNCLDESPPIPLCSVYASTRGEPPFTNYTPGFTGTLDYILFSPSDHIKPISFLELPDSDAADIVGGLPNFSYPSDHLPIGAEFEIIKEVDE
- the LOC106777397 gene encoding uncharacterized protein LOC106777397 codes for the protein MASHSVVRSKRLMHRAASYGERGSPCSLSHLQNYEYLRIQPQGNFKEHHTNNMEREKGTKRGTNRGRQQAQKLHRLGFSYLASSFLYIVIKVKAFYNGFLGEVSTEAKTMSIEAPMTTETYFSVPVLPN